The window CTGGGGGGATAGGAAATCAATGCAGATATTCAGATTTTCCGTCACATGTTTGTGGTGTGTTACATCCTTACAGTAGCTCTAGATTATAGTCAGTAAGCCTTGCTTCCTCACATGAGCATGCCCAATGTAATTATGCTTTCCCTTAGCTGTATTTCCTCCTCTATGTAAGATGATTGAAGGACAACCTGCCAACGTTTTTTCTTTCATTTCAAACCCCTGTTTGAAAGGCGGGTTATCCTTTTCCCAGTTCTTGCGGTCATTCAACAGTTTCCTGTGGAACTGCCGCGGAACGTTTTGAGGCCATAATAGAGTAGCAACTCACCCGACTTCTTTCTCCAACCGACCAGGCTTCTGCAGATGCTTTACCTGCCTTGCACTCTGCAGATCATTACACATGCACTTCTCAATCTACTATCCCTGTCACTCTATCTTACAAAAGTTTGCCAACACTTTTGAGCTCCATGAGACAAGGTATCAGTCACAAACATATGTTACGGTGGCCGATTTCTTGAGACGCATCAATCGTTTGGTGCCAATCCTGGAGAGGAGCATCTTCTCTTTACACCCTGCTTCTCATATTCTCTCCCAGCTTGCACCTGAAGTTTCACACATCTTCTCCTGCACTGCACTTCTTGGCTTATAAACCGGCAGCTCCGGCCCACAAGCAGCCGATCGCAGGAATCTCATTCCCCCACCTGCGCCAAGCAAGCTCATGAGAGCAGCCTGTCAAGGTGGCAATGGAGGGACCAAgagcggtggcgatggtggcggtgATCGTCCTGGTGGCGTGTTGTGGTGCTCAGCTGGCTGTCGCCGGAGGTGACCAGGGCCAGCCGGCGGCGGGAGGGCCGGAGGCGAGTCTGCTGTGCATCAGCGAGTGCGGGACGTGCCCCACGGTGTGCACGTCGCCGCCGCCAGCTCCTccctcgccgtcatcatcatcatctacaccgtcgcctccctcgccgtcatcgtcatcatcaacaccgtcgcctcCCTCGCCATCGACGTCGATCCTCCCGCTGCCCACGCCCCCGCCGCCGTATCTGACTCTGCTGCTCCCGCCGCCCCCGTCGTCATCGTCGACGGAGCTGCCCCCGTCCACGC is drawn from Triticum dicoccoides isolate Atlit2015 ecotype Zavitan chromosome 4A, WEW_v2.0, whole genome shotgun sequence and contains these coding sequences:
- the LOC119286336 gene encoding vegetative cell wall protein gp1-like encodes the protein MEGPRAVAMVAVIVLVACCGAQLAVAGGDQGQPAAGGPEASLLCISECGTCPTVCTSPPPAPPSPSSSSSTPSPPSPSSSSSTPSPPSPSTSILPLPTPPPPYLTLLLPPPPSSSSTELPPSTPSPTPPKSSGGSSSSSSSSAPSSHFSSPPSPPSSSANPYYYFYLSGGSRSRGASSVYAVVILALLLPAVTFWR